The Oncorhynchus clarkii lewisi isolate Uvic-CL-2024 chromosome 20, UVic_Ocla_1.0, whole genome shotgun sequence nucleotide sequence TTCATaacttttattgtatttttttctggAAGTAATATTTGGGGTCTGAATATATGGAGCTCGATATAGATCATACAGTAGAGGTATTTCATATGTACATTATATGAATCTATATCTAATTCTCTTCCATCATGACAACAACTATTTTGGAGATGACATAATGGTGCTGTAATCCACTCTTATGTGGGTTAACATATCTGGGGTTTTGTCGTGCTTTGTGTGAATTCCCCAGTAACTGCTCGTCTCTGTTGTGTTTCAGAGAGAACAAGCATGTTGTCATCTTTCATTGGCCCCATGAAGTTTAGAGACATTGGGACAACAACATCAAGAGACCGTGGAGACACTTCAAgtcaattatttatatatttcccTTTCCATGCTATTCACTCACACCACATTTCAATCAGAGTTGCACACCAGAAATGTATCAGTTTATCAATTCTTAAAGCTTTAACAAGAGAAAGGTATTGTGATTCATTTGAAAACAGCATCACATTTTGTAAAAGCAGAATATTTCAGGTCATCCCATCCCCGTAACCTTTTGCTAAGCTCTCCCATATCCTGTAGTTTACTTTTCTTGAAAATCTCATCAACAAAATGTGACAAGTCATAAAGGTTTCCTCAACTATGTTTCTTCTGGACTTGATTCGGGAACAGGTACCAGCAGTGTTGAGGTGAAGGAGAACCGCGACAGCAGAAACCAAGTGGACTATTCCACCATACTACAACCTGGACATCATACATCATCAGCTCTTTGCACTGACATCTCCAAAAGAAAGACGACAGTGGACTGTACCCTGGTACCTACACATCATACACCAGCTCTTAACACTGACATCTCCAGAGGGCTCTCCAGGACCACTGCTCTACAGAGGAAGCAGCCATTGGTGGAAGGAAAAGACAGGCTTCTCTACGAACTCCAGTTGATTTGTAAGAGGACTGCCCATTGTCTCACGTCAGATAGCGCCACGACTCCGTCTGCACGGTGGGTTGGGGGACGAGCGTCGCATGGGAGTGATGCCACCTGTCAGAAGACAATGACAACTTCCTGGTCTGGCACAAAGAAGAATGCCCTGGTGCATTTGAATGAGCTGAGACCAGGTCTACAGTATGAGATAGTGTCTCAGACAGGGCCAGTTCACGCCCCTGTGTTTGCTGTAGGAGTAGAGGTCAACGGACTCAGGTTCGAGGGCCGAGGCCCCACCAAGAAGAAGGCTAAGATGAGGGCAGCAGAGCTGGCTCTTAGGTCCTTCATCCAGTTCCCCAATGCCCATCAGGCTCACATCACCATGGGAAACCTCAACTTCATCAACACCACAGCACCAGCAGACTTCACCTCAGATCAGGCTGATCTCGTCCCCGACACGCTCTTCAAGGAGTTTCAGCCAGAAGCACAGGAAGACCAAATCCTTAATCACAGAACAGGGGGAAAGGAGTTGCAGTTTGAGGAACCACCAGCACAAGGACAACTCTACAGAGCAGTGAAAAAAGGACAGGAGTTGCTCTCCAGTATCTGTAACCATGGGAGACTAGTGCGCCTGACCCTTGATCTGATGTCCTCAGCCAATCAGAAGAGGCAGAGGATCGGTTCCTCTATCGTTGGGGAACTGAGGCCCGTGGCTCTGCTCAATGAGTTAATGCCAGGCTTGAGGTACGTCTgcctgacagagagaaagaaaggcagGCCGATCAGGAGCTTTGTGATGGCAGTACGGGTGGATGGAAGAGTATTTGAGGGCTGTGGGCGCAGTAAGAGGCTGGCTAAAGCCTCAGCAGCAGCCTCAGCCCTACAGGACCTGTTTAACATCAGTCTGGGTCCTGAGAGGAGCATCAGCAATACTGCCAGCTGGGCCAAGAGCGCACAGCTACCTCAGGTGAGTACCATTACgaacttaaagggatacttcgggaggcccattatctacttccccagagtcagattaactagtagatacccatagacttcctgTCATTGCTCTTACTTCCTTCATACAGGATgtagagacataaaaatgatatccacaagttcatctgactctggggaagtagataaggGTTCTGAGCTGGAAGGGAAATTCTACTGTTTTATATTGCTATGGGAAGATAGAATTGTTAATCTTGCAATCGGTGTCAAGCCTGTGTATTCAATTTTGACTGATATTCAGTATTTTCTAAAACAAAGATAATGTTGAGATACAGTGTTTAAATTAGCTGTAAATTGGATATAACAATCACAGtgcattacattttttattattgcTTTCATTCACATCCTCCTTGAAGTGCTCAGGTTGAACAGGGTTTTTGGACATATCCAGTCCTTTGTCTCTATTGCTGCAGTATGAGCATCCATCCCATCTTTTAAATGGTCCTACTGAATCTGTCTGAGGTGCTCTGACTGCCACCAAATGTAGTGTATCGTATCAATATGCCTTCCATGTCCAGGAGCCTAAGGACTAACGATGTCCTGTCCTGCATGCCCAACCACAGCAGCTAAACAACCctgttatgtctgtctgtctgtcctcagaaaatATTTTGCTGCTATGCACACATAAAAAATACaatagtatactatggtataaatactatagtattcaccatagtgtttttgcagactttactgtaatattcactgtagtgtttttgcagccTAAAATCTGCAGAAagactacagtgaatactatagtatttactgtagtatactgtagtatttacggttaactatagtataaatactatagtaaaataactgtagtatatactaaagTAATTAATGTGGTGTTTTTGCGGATTGCAATATACattagtatttactgtagtgtttttgctgaatGTAATTTAGTGTAGTATTTCATGTGGTGTTTttacagacattactgtagtatttactatagtgtttttgttttattatctttaaCATAGAAGTGGAGGATTTCTCCTTGAGGATACTCAAAAAGCTAATTTTCCTAAAcctgtgtttttgcagacattactgtagtatttactacagtgttttttttgcagataatactgtagtattctacTACTACAACATTCtgtagtaagtactacacatgatcgagggatacttcagtgtgtactacagtgtattACAGAATTCTATactaaactgtagtattttttgaTCTGGGTGCTTTCAGAATGTAAGACGATTTGTCCCAGAAGTTTAGTTCCATGAGTCTGACATGTCAATGGAAAGGAAGGCAAGCTTTACCATGATGGAGAGGTTGTCCACAAGCCATAGGCTCTTGTTTGGCTACTAGCAGACAAACTGGCTCTATCTCAAATAgtctttccttgattccttgtatcctatctcctcatctccttctcaaaCGTATTGGAGGAGAAGATCTAAAATCCCTCCCTTCTGAACTTCTTCTCCAATTcgagaaggaggtgaggagagaggatgcaaggaattgaagaaaaatacattagaaatcaaatcaaatcagactttatttgtcacatgcgccgaatacaacaagtgtagcctttaccgtgaaatgcttacttacaagcccttaaccaacagtgcagttcaagaaggagaaaatatttaccaagtagactaaaataaaaaagtaattataaaaagtaacacaataagaataatgatgctatacacagggggtaccggtaccgagtcagtgtgcaggggttcAGGCTAGTTGatgtaatctgtacatgtaggtgggggcgaagggactatgcataggtaacaaacaaacaacgagtagcagcagtgtacaaaaggggggggtcaatgtaaattgtccggtggcgattttatgaattgttcagcagtctaatggctgggggtagaagctgttgaggagccttttggtcctagacttggcgctccggtactgcttgccgtgcggtagcagagaaaacagtctataacttgggtgactggagtctctgacaattttatgggctttcctctgacaccgcctattatataggtcctggatggcagggagctcggccccagtgaagtactgggccgttggcactaccctctgtagcgccttacggtcagatgccgagcagttgccataccaggcagtgatgtatcCGTTCAGGATTGCATCACCTGGGTTTTTGGACACATCCTGGGTTTTTCATCAGACGAATCCCTAGCCCTCCAAAAAGTGCCTCAAAGTCAGGCATCTAGCTAGACACCTTAATGAACATTATCATCACAGCCTATTAGTGATCAAGGAGGAGCCCCAGACTGAAGGAGATTGAAATTAAGAGCGGAGGAGGTGTGAAGAGCATATTAATCTGACAGATAATTATTTAACACGCTCATTATGCATCATTACACATGACCTTGTGCATCCACATTTAGACAACATATTTCCTTTCCATTCATCTCTCCAAGCTTGATATCAGGGGATGGGTGGGATGATAACTTGAATTATTATGTATTGTATGAATTATGTAAATAAAGTGGATGTGTTAGCCTATTAATTATTATTGTTAATCAACTAGCTACTAAATATTGTCAATATCTCATTATTCTGAGATATACTTACCATATAATGCTCATGTAATACTGTATGTCCAGTAtgtctcccgagtggcacagcggtctaaggcactgcatctcagtcactacagtccctggttcgaatccaggctgcatcacatctggctgtaattgagagtcccatagggcggggcactattggcccagcgtcgtctagggtaggccatcattgtaagtaagaatttgttcttaactgacttgcctagttaaataaaggtcaaatatatatatataggaaatAGGTTACCATTTAGGATGAACCCTGTGACAGGTTTCTTCTTTgtcaactctccctgagacatcTTTTTTTATTCACCATTTagttaactaggtaagtcagttaattaagGATCCACCCCTTCTTTTCAATtcttgcctaaaatgacatacccaaatgtaactgcctgtagctcaggccctgaagcaaggatatgcatattcttgataccatttgaaaggaaacacattgaagtttgtggaaatgtgaaaggtatgtaggagaatataacacattagatctgataaaagataatacaaagggaAATcaaaccgttcttttgtattttttttgtaccatcatctttgaaatgcaagagaaaggccataatgtattattccagcccaggtgcaatttcgattttggccaatagatggcagcagtgtttgtgcaaagttttagactgatccattgaaatattgcatttctgttcaaaattgtgtatcaagactgcctaaatgcgcctaatttgtttattaataacttttcaagttcaaaattgtgcactctcctcaaacaatagcatagtattatttcactgtaattgctactgtaaattgaacagtgcagttagattaacaagaatttaagctttctgccaatatcagatatgtctatgtcctgggaaatgttcttgttacttacaacctcatgctaattgcattagtctacgttagctcaaccttcCCGTGGAGGACCTACCAATCCTGAAGAAgatttattaagaacaaattcttatttacaatgacggactagcccagatgacgctgggccaatcgtgcGCCGCCCAATCACAgtcggatgtgattcagcctggattcaaaccaggaactgtagtgtaacctcttgcactgagttgcagtgccttagatcactgcaccacttgggagcccctatataatgcactacatttgaccagagcccatatggGATAATGTCAACTATTATCTGGTTGTTTTGGTAGGTAAATGTTTGTTTGATCCACTATGTGGATGTTTATGTTTATGTGGATGTGAAAATAGATGTTATCTTGGCCGCTGTCTGTCTGATTTGACAGTGATCCATCCACTTGTGTGATAACAGTGCTTTGCAGAGTATATCTTCCACTtggtgagagagaaacacagtgagCTGGCTGACTGTTGCTGCACTCCATCCCAGTCGCACAGGCGTCACAAAGTACTGGCAGGCATCGTAATGACCAGAGGTAGGCTATGGACTgtgttcaaatggcaccctattccctatatatacagttgcagtcaaaagtttggacacacctattcagtCCACctattttcattatttttactattttatacattgtagaataatagtgaaaacatcataACTTttaaataacagatatggaatcatgtagtaaccaaaaaagtgttaaataaatcaaaatatattttatatttgagattcttcaaagtagccaccctttgccttgaagacagctttgcacactcttggcgttctctcaaccagcttcatgaggttgtcacctggaatgcatttctattaacaggtgtgccttgtttaaagttaatttgtggaatttctttccttcttaatgcgtttgagccaatcagttgtgttgtgacaaggtatgggtgatatacagaagatagccctatttggtaaaagaccaagtccatattatggcaagaactagaggttgaccgattaatcggaatggccgattaattagggccgatttcaagttttcataacaatcggaaatctgtatttttggacaccgatttggcccaaacattttttacacctttatttaatctttatttaactaggcaagtcagttaagaacacattcttattttcaatgatggcctaggaacagtgggttaactgcctgttcaggggcagaacaacagatcttgcaaccttatggttaactagtccaacgctctaaccacctgctttacattgcactccatgaggagcctgcctgttatgcaaatgcagtaagaagccaaggtaagttaatcggtatcggctttatttggtcctccaataatcggtatcggcgttgaaaagtcataatcggtcgacctctagcaagaacagctcaaataagcaaagacaaatgactgtccatcattactttaagacatgaaggtcagtcaatacaaaaaaatgtaaagaacttaGAAAGtatattcaagtgcagtcgcaaaaactatcaactgctatgacgaaactggctctcatgaggaccgccacaggaaaggaagtcccagagttacttctgctgcagagaataagttcattagagttaattgcacctcagattgcagcccaaataaatgcttcacagagttcaagtaacagacacatcaactgtttagaggagactgcgtgaatcaggccttcatggtcgaattgctgcaaagaaaccactactaaaggacaccaataagaagaagagacagacttgcttgggccaagaaccacgagcaatggacattagaccagtggaaatctgtcctttagtctgatgtgtccaaattttagatttttgtttccaaccgccgtgtctttgtgagacgcagagtaggtgagcggatgatctctgcatgtgtggtttccacagtgaagtatggaggaggaggtgtgatggtgtgggggtgctttgctggtgacactgtcagtgatttatttagaatactagcatggctaacacagcattctgcagcgatatgccatcccatctggtttgtgtgggactatcattcgtttttcaacaggacaatgacccaacacacctccaggctgtgtaagggatatttgaccaaaaaggagggtgatggagtgctgcatcagatgaccagtcacccgacctcaacccaattgagatggtttgggattagttgaaccgcagagtgaaggaaaagcagccaacaagtgctcagcatatgtgggaaccctTTCAAGACtactggaaaagcattccagattaaGCTGGTTAAAATAatttcaagagtgtgcaaagatgttgtcaaggcaaagggtggctactttgaagaatctcaaatataaaatatattttgatttgtttaacacttttttagttactacatgattccatatgtgttatttcatagtgttgatgtcttcactattttccacaatgtagaaaatagtaaaaataaagaaaaaccctgcgcaggtttgtccaaacttttgactggtactgtataatgcactacttttaaccagagccaatttgggatgcaaccatgaTGACACATTTCATTGACTTTTAATATGGTAGTAAAATATTCAACAAGTCCAATTTTCAAATGGTGCATCTCTCCCTATACAACTGTAGATACCAGCAGAAGTCGTAAATTAATCAAAAGACTCTGAATATAGGTCTGTATAGAGCACAGTAAGCCAGTCGACTGGGAGTGCACATAAGAGACTTCAGTTGAAGCCAGCATGGGAAACTCTCATTCAAAAACATTAGAGCTCCCCGGATCTAATAGAATACCTAAAAACGAGAGCGTGGGCACAACCATAAATTAGAATGAATTactttctattcattctatttctatgggcaccgTGCTTCCCAGGTATTGCTGCCCCAAAGGGCAGTGGTTCCAATAGGAATCCCTGCCAGCTCATTCATATAGAATTCCTCACAGGAAAATAAGCAGTTGCTCAGCTTGCTCTGCAACACAAGATGCAGCTTTATACCACTACCATTGATGAGATAAGACTGTCATTACGTCTTTGTAAATATTTCATGAGGTGCTGTAACAAGACAACAATATAGTAGGAGACTGGTGCATTATGTTCTGTACTGTTAAGAGTAATTTCTTATTCAGAAGCCATTTATTTTGCCATCTTAGTCTATTACAGTAATATTTTAATTAGATGAAGTTCTTTGTAGAGAGAGCCAAATTACGGTAACTGATATTCAAAAAGACAAGAgttcccaaatgtcaccctatttgattccctatgtagtgcactacttttgaccaggccccatagggtccaaataagtaaaacaaaaaaacagtgcactatatagggaattgggtatCATTTAGATACTCACACATCTATTGTATAGGTGTACTGTGCtgatttttgtttgttgttggctAGTAAGAGGACCTTTTGTCTCCCATTATGGTCAGGTTTTGATCTGAGGCGTGCCCAGGTGGTGTCTTTGGGGACAGGGACCAAGTGTATCAGTGGAGAGTGTGTCAGTGACCAGGGATGGGCGGTTAATGACTGCCATGCTGAGGTCACCACCAGGAGGGCTTTCCTCCGCTTCCTCTATGCCCAACTGGAGCTTTTCCTCtggtaatatactgtatacatactgtCATACACTGTATCTGTACACAAGGGTTGCATTCCAActagcaccctatttcctatgttgTGCACAACTTTTGATTAGGGCcctgggctctggttaaaagtagtgcactataaagggaatagggtgtatttGGGGATTCAATCAAGGCCTTAGCCCTGAGGATGAAGTTGAAGAATCTTTGCTTTTGTACCTTTGAATTGAAGTTACAAGTGAACAATGTAATATCAGCTATTACCTATCTGCACTGATGTTTTGGTGCCATTTTAAAAAGTATTCCCACCAACGTCAAGTGCACAAGGATGATTGAAGTAGAGAAATGTTGAACGTAAATATCCCTTTTAATCTCAAAATATCTTTATTTGGGTGATTAGGCGACACACAGGGGCGTCATTTCAGCTAAACCTAGGGTACGACAAAGTGACAAGGGCGCTGAGGGGGGGTGAGCCAAAGCCATTTACTACAGTCATCTTTACGTGTGAACTGTTTTGAGAAAAAGTTGCGCTGTTCCCTGCGAGATTCCCTAAAAATACCCCACTTCAATCCAGCTACGACGAAGTTGCGAGTTCCGTTCTCTGCAGCAGAGTCGCATTTTCCAAATGACTAACAGCCTCTCCTCTCGCTCCcgggcgtccgcatggtcctaaaatCAGCCACTAATTCCGCTAAATTGCATTTGCCTTTCAATCAGGATTGCAATGATTTTAGTAGCCTATTTTAAATTGTTGGTGTTGAGCTAGGCTATTATACCCAATTAAGGCCCCTGGCTATACGTTACCTCTTCTTAAAAAGTTCATACTCAAAATGATCATAACAACATCATTTCCTTGTTTAGCAACCGGCCAGGCAGTTTGGAGCAGTCGATTTTTGTGCGAGACAAAGAGTCAGTATACAGACTGAGAGACGGTATTCTGTTCCATATGTATGTGAGTTCATCGCCCTGTGGGGACGCACGCCTCAACTGTCCCTACGAGATCACAGCTACACGTAAGAAATATTGACATTTGTTAGTTGATTTTATTTCATTCATACTCACAGTCAACAAGACTGAATTATGCGGAATGCACAGTTACATAAAGACCATACTTTAAAATGCTCCACCTGTCTGTACTGTGCTTTGTAGAGAAACTTAGCATTATATCAattgtctcctctcccagaccaGAGCGGGTATAGATTTGTGAGGAAGTTGCGCTGCCATCTGAGGATGAAGATGGAAGGCGGTGAGGGTACACTTCCTGTCAGCGTACTGAGAGCCAATCAGAAATGGGACAGGAGGTTGCCGAGGGAAGCTCCCGTAACCATGTCCTGCACAGATAAAATTGCCAGGTGAGCTCCAGATAGACAGTAAGAACTTTCCCACTGATTCACAAAAgtataacatactgtataaaaGGGGGCTTGTCTGCTTGGTCTCTAGCCTCATTGTTTGTGTCTCCAGGTGGAATATTCTAGGTCTCCAGGGCTCTCTCCTATCTCACCTGGTGGAGCCGGTGTACCTCCACAGCCTCACAGTGGGCAGCCTGTGCCACACGGGTCACCTGGGAAGGACCATGGCACGACGCATGGGGCACATCGCCCCTCTGCCCTCGTCCTATAGACGCAACACGCTACTGCTCGGCTGTAAGTCACGCCCCCTGCCCTCGTCCtataggggcggcaggttagtggttagagcattggaccagtaaccgaaaggttgcaagatcgaatacCCGCGCTGACAGTGTAAAAATATGTcatcctgcccctgaacaaggcagttaacccactggccatcattgaaaataagaatttgttcttaactgacttgccaagttaagtAAAAATAAACACAATAGACTGCAAGTCATGCCCCCTGCCCTCGTCCTATAGACACAACAGGCTTTTCCTTGGCTGTAAGTCACCCAGATATAAGAGGTTGCTTCAGATATTTAGGTTCACGTTACATGTCCATGAGTCAGTTCATTTGGCAGAAGACTACTTAGTGTTAGAGACTTGACAAAGATAAATGTTAGGAGGAGGCCTGGTGGAGATGTTCCCTACCAGGACAAACAGCCTGTTCTTCCAGACACTTTTCATGGTCTTGTCTCTTCCTCTAACGTTGTGCCTCTATTCTGGCATCTGAATAGGCATGTTAAGTACGTACCTGCCCCTCCTCTCGGGTCTCACTGAGTCCTGACCCTAGTCTGGTCTCTGTGTGCTCTCCAGGCCTCAGCAGCAGTGAGGGACGGCAGCCAGGGAAGTCCCCAAGCTTCAGTGTGAACTGGAGTGCTGGAgatggagagctggaggtggTGGATGTCTCCACAGGCAGGAAAGACTCAGGGACACCATCCAGAATCTGCAAGAGATCCTTCTTCACTCGCTGGGAGAGACTACACCACCAGGTTAGTTATGCATAGTGAAGCTGTAGATTGCTTCCCAATTGGcacctattccctgcatagttgACTATTAGGGTAGTTTgacacatgtacagtatgtattggaTAAAGGTATTAACAAATTATTTGCTTACTGCAGATAGTAGAAAAGATCAATCTTCATTAAAATGCAGATGTGATCCATCTTTCTGTGTCCATCTAATGCTAATTATTATGACAATGTTTTTAAAGTACAGTTTCATTTCCATCGTGAAATTAAATATGTATGTGGCAGCGCGTTCCACTGTTCCAAATGGCAGCGGTTAAATTTTGATGACATTACAGAGTCATAATTATTTAGAAAAGCATTTGAGTAGCTTCCCACAGAAAGGCTTCCTGCACTCAGTATCACATGCAAGAATACACACAGTCATCTAAAAATCCATCCTGGCTGTAGTCcattaaatatgtttttgtagagagggagagagacagagcaatggGGAATATAAAGCAAAGTCCACAGAATGTTAATTTGTTTGGTGAAATTTAAATGGAGGAGATAGCCCAGCTGTTGAAGTTTGCAGTTTATGTTGGCTCATTAGTTTTTATTCTGTCTGGGTGGTGTATTTTATTAACCCTTTCTTACTGTCTCCATCTACTCAGCTTAGCAGTCCAGGAGGAGTATTGGATGCAGAGGAGGCCCATTTTCTTATGTCAAATAACACAACGACTCTGTCTGCACGGTCGGTTGAGGGAAGAGTATCGCCTAGGAGTGACGCCACCTGTCGGAAGAAAATGGAGGAGGCCATGAAGACGTACTGTGGAGCTAAGATGGCAGCAGGGGCCTACCAGAGAGCCAGGCAGAAGTTTGTCGTCTCGCTGCAGGAGGCAGGTCTGGGCATCTGGAACAGGAAACCACCAGAACAGGAGCATTTCCAGAGCAGGGTGTGAGGGGCTCTTCTAGAAGAAGCAGTCCAGGGAATTTTCTTTAGCCAaattccctctcacacacacacacacacacacacacacacacacacacacagttccaatCATGGTAACTAAGAGGTTGTAAAATACAATGTCACCACGATAGGaacagcacatacagtgccttcgggaaagtgttcagaccccgagacaggattgtatcgaggtaCAGATCTAGGTAAGGGCACCAAAAaattctgtagcattgaaggtccccaagaacacagcggcctccatcattcttaaatgaaagtagtttggaaccaccaagactgggggagaagggccttggtcagggtggtgaccaagaacccaatggtcaacctgacagagctctagagttcctctgtggagatgggagaaccttccagaaggacaaccatctctgcagcactccaccaatcaaaactttatggtagagtggcttgACGGAAGCCaaccctcagtaaaaggcacatgacagcccgcttggagtttgccaaaaggcacctaaagactcaaaaacaagattctctggtctgatgaaaccaagattgaactctttggcctgaataccaagcgtcatgtctggaagaaacctggcaccatccctatggtgaagattggtggtggcagcatcatgctgtgggggtgtttttcagtggcagggacatggagactagtcaggatcgaggcaaagatgaatggagcaaagtacagagagatccttaatgaaaacctgctccagagccctcaggtcctcagactggggcgaaggttcaccttccaacaggacaacgaccctaagcacacagccaagacaacgcaggagtggtttcgggacaagtctctgaatgtccttgagtggcccagccagagcccggacttgaaccccatcgaacatctctggagagacctgaaaatagctgtgcagcgacgttccccatccaacctgacagagcttgagaggatctgcagagaggaatgggagaaaatccccaaacaCTGGTGTGCCAAGTGTCATGACTGACTTGTGAGGTATACAATGGatcagatcagcttggcaatggctgacaataaccagaccttctctcacccgcagaggggaggagggaactgGTGTGGGAGTTTTGACACCTCCACACCCGGTCGTAAATTTAAGAAGAAGAAGACCTTCTTTCTCCCCCTTTAGTGTCGACCAAAGGAATGTCTTTGTGTCACAGTCTGTTCCTGCTGAAACTCTAACACGGTCAAACGTGGAtaatggaacaatatttctaacataacaatgtggggaatggtcagtGGGGAACTATGGAAAACCAATGTAATA carries:
- the LOC139377313 gene encoding double-stranded RNA-specific editase B2-like, with product MAAVLGNSTRTMGTSDCELRSQFKRRRRRSTRKERTSMLSSFIGPMKFRDIGTTTSRDRGDTSSTSSVEVKENRDSRNQVDYSTILQPGHHTSSALCTDISKRKTTVDCTLVPTHHTPALNTDISRGLSRTTALQRKQPLVEGKDRLLYELQLICKRTAHCLTSDSATTPSARWVGGRASHGSDATCQKTMTTSWSGTKKNALVHLNELRPGLQYEIVSQTGPVHAPVFAVGVEVNGLRFEGRGPTKKKAKMRAAELALRSFIQFPNAHQAHITMGNLNFINTTAPADFTSDQADLVPDTLFKEFQPEAQEDQILNHRTGGKELQFEEPPAQGQLYRAVKKGQELLSSICNHGRLVRLTLDLMSSANQKRQRIGSSIVGELRPVALLNELMPGLRYVCLTERKKGRPIRSFVMAVRVDGRVFEGCGRSKRLAKASAAASALQDLFNISLGPERSISNTASWAKSAQLPQCFAEYIFHLVREKHSELADCCCTPSQSHRRHKVLAGIVMTRGFDLRRAQVVSLGTGTKCISGECVSDQGWAVNDCHAEVTTRRAFLRFLYAQLELFLCNRPGSLEQSIFVRDKESVYRLRDGILFHMYVSSSPCGDARLNCPYEITATHQSGYRFVRKLRCHLRMKMEGGEGTLPVSVLRANQKWDRRLPREAPVTMSCTDKIARWNILGLQGSLLSHLVEPVYLHSLTVGSLCHTGHLGRTMARRMGHIAPLPSSYRRNTLLLGCLSSSEGRQPGKSPSFSVNWSAGDGELEVVDVSTGRKDSGTPSRICKRSFFTRWERLHHQLSSPGGVLDAEEAHFLMSNNTTTLSARSVEGRVSPRSDATCRKKMEEAMKTYCGAKMAAGAYQRARQKFVVSLQEAGLGIWNRKPPEQEHFQSRV